One candidate division TA06 bacterium genomic region harbors:
- a CDS encoding helix-turn-helix domain-containing protein has product MPVSPKEIDSAKLYTVTETARILAVTDQTVRKRLCQKGLIGKKVGQRWLIKGTEIQKFIGE; this is encoded by the coding sequence ATGCCGGTATCACCAAAAGAAATAGATTCAGCCAAACTGTACACGGTCACAGAAACTGCCCGGATTCTAGCCGTTACCGACCAGACAGTGCGCAAGCGCCTTTGCCAAAAAGGCCTGATCGGTAAAAAAGTAGGGCAGCGCTGGCTGATTAAAGGAACCGAGATCCAAAAATTCATCGGCGAATAA